In one window of Primulina tabacum isolate GXHZ01 chromosome 8, ASM2559414v2, whole genome shotgun sequence DNA:
- the LOC142553841 gene encoding uncharacterized protein LOC142553841, translated as MALDGAATQPSKMRWGELEEDDGEDLDFLLPPKEVLGPDDNGIKKVVEYKFNDEGNRVKITTTTRIRKLANARLSKRAMERRSWPKFGDAVHEDVGSRLTMVSTEEILLERPRAPGTKQEETAASGDPFAQIGKAGAVLMVCRTCGKKGDHWTSRCPYKDIAQPSESFVDKLPSETATSTLGATKGAYVPPSMRGGNTERSGTDMRRRNEENSVRVTNLSEDTREADLHELFRPFGAVSRVYVAIDQKTGTSRGFGFVNFVSREDAERAINKLNGYGYDNLILRVEWAAPRAN; from the exons ATGGCGTTAGACGGGGCGGCGACGCAACCCAGCAAGATGAGATGGGGAGAACTGGAGGAGGACGATGGAGAGGATTTAGATTTCCTGTTGCCGCCGAAGGAGGTATTGGGACCGGATGACAACGGGATAAAGAAGGTGGTGGAGTACAAGTTCAACGATGAAGGGAACAGGGTGAAGATTACAACCACCACACGCATCCGCAAACTGGCCAACGCTCGACTGAGCAAACGCGCCATGGAGCGCCGCTCGTGGCCCAAGTTTGGCGATGCCGTGCACGAGGACGTTGGCAGCCGCCTCACCATGGTCTCCACCGAAGAAATTCTCCTCGAACGCCCACGCGCCCCTG GTACCAAACAAGAGGAAACTGCAGCTTCCGGTGATCCTTTCGCTCAGATTGGGAAAGCTGGAGCTGTTCTCATGGTTTGTAGGACCTGTGGGAAGAAAGGTGATCACTGGACCTCAAGGTGTCCTTACAAGGATATTGCTCAACCAAGTGAGTCCTTCGTCGATAAGTTACCATCCGAAACTGCCACTTCTACATTGGGTGCTACAAAGGGAGCATATGTGCCTCCAAGCATGCGAGGCGGTAATACTGAGAGGAGTGGTACAGACATGAGACGCCGGAATGAAGAAAACTCGGTTAGAGTCACTAATCTTTCTGAAGACACGAGAGAGGCTGATTTGCATGAGCTATTTCGTCCTTTTGGTGCCGTCAGCCGAGTTTATGTTGCTATTGATCAAAAGACGGGGACCAGCAGAGGTTTTGGTTTTGTCAACTTTGTGAGCAGAGAGGATGCTGAGAGAGCTATCAACAAACTGAACGGATATGGTTACGACAATCTTATACTTAGAGTCGAATGGGCTGCTCCTAGGGCAAACTAG